From one Luteolibacter sp. SL250 genomic stretch:
- a CDS encoding MFS transporter, producing MKLSDLKSSGHWPTLLTAFLYFDFSFMVWTLLGALGPQIAETLGLTAGQKGMMVAVPILGGAVLRLALGLLVDRIGAKTTGIIAQIVVMAALTGGWIFGLKNFEATLVFGFVLGVAGASFAVALPQAGRWYPPNMQGVVLGLAGAGNVGVVLDSLIAPRLASVYGWQAVFGFALIPAVITFAVYAFFSKDAPGAVVKKKLSDYVRLLKEKDAHWFCFYYTVSFGGFVGLASYYNLYFRSEFGLSAVHAGDFAAACTFVGAIARPIGGAISDRIGGIRSMIVLYCVAGGLLLVGAGIHSFWTNLIIFLGVSAALGMCNGSIFQLLPQRFGKDMGVMTGLVGCGGGIGGFYLASSLGLSKQAFGSCSIGFVAFSVLCFVAVTGLILVKTRWRTTWGTLTDARI from the coding sequence ATGAAACTCAGCGATCTGAAATCTTCCGGGCACTGGCCGACCCTGCTCACGGCATTCCTCTACTTCGATTTCTCCTTCATGGTCTGGACGCTCCTCGGCGCCCTCGGACCACAAATCGCGGAAACCCTCGGGCTCACCGCAGGCCAGAAAGGGATGATGGTCGCAGTTCCCATCCTCGGCGGCGCGGTCCTCCGTCTTGCCCTCGGACTTCTGGTGGACCGCATCGGAGCGAAAACCACCGGCATCATCGCCCAGATCGTGGTGATGGCAGCCCTCACCGGAGGCTGGATCTTCGGACTGAAAAACTTCGAGGCCACGCTGGTGTTCGGATTTGTGCTCGGTGTAGCTGGTGCTTCGTTCGCCGTGGCACTGCCACAGGCGGGGCGTTGGTATCCACCGAACATGCAGGGGGTGGTTCTCGGCCTGGCGGGTGCGGGAAATGTCGGCGTGGTGCTGGACAGTCTCATCGCCCCACGGCTGGCGTCTGTCTACGGCTGGCAGGCGGTGTTCGGTTTCGCGCTCATCCCTGCGGTCATCACTTTCGCGGTCTATGCATTCTTCTCAAAGGACGCACCCGGTGCCGTGGTGAAGAAAAAGCTGTCGGACTACGTCCGGCTCCTGAAGGAAAAGGACGCCCACTGGTTCTGTTTCTACTACACGGTTTCCTTCGGTGGTTTCGTCGGACTGGCCAGCTACTACAACCTCTACTTCCGTTCCGAGTTTGGTCTGTCCGCTGTCCACGCCGGTGACTTCGCGGCGGCCTGCACCTTCGTCGGCGCCATCGCCCGCCCCATTGGCGGAGCAATCTCCGACCGCATCGGCGGCATCCGCTCCATGATCGTTCTCTACTGTGTGGCAGGCGGACTCCTGCTGGTGGGCGCCGGCATCCATTCCTTCTGGACGAACCTGATCATCTTCCTGGGTGTCAGCGCGGCGCTAGGCATGTGCAACGGCTCCATCTTCCAGCTCCTGCCACAACGCTTCGGCAAGGATATGGGCGTGATGACCGGACTGGTCGGATGCGGTGGCGGCATCGGTGGTTTCTACCTCGCCAGCTCACTCGGACTTTCCAAGCAGGCCTTCGGATCCTGCTCGATCGGGTTCGTTGCATTCTCCGTCCTCTGCTTCGTGGCGGTCACCGGGCTGATCTTGGTGAAGACCCGCTGGCGCACCACCTGGGGAACGTTGA